The following coding sequences lie in one Rutidosis leptorrhynchoides isolate AG116_Rl617_1_P2 chromosome 4, CSIRO_AGI_Rlap_v1, whole genome shotgun sequence genomic window:
- the LOC139844393 gene encoding putative RING-H2 finger protein ATL12: MNPKCFIKFLFLIFVFFIILFSNVFAQQSSSDTDQDAVHVVHPSVLIIIGVLCTMFCLTFLILACMKFCRSDVILQTPVGMVRSRSRFSGIDKKAIESLPFFRFSSLKGSKEGLECVVCLSKFEDSEVLRLLPKCRHAFHMKCIDEWLESHSTCPLCRYKFDISDVTNFTCTNSLRYPEDDGFTNLEIFVKREQDGSSRSLRNFAKSPKDDVLIQYGDQKLLDKFKHKIIVSDIVCKNRWSDVNSSDLMFLNSKMLNEVSSKRFSPSCSGKFEVDIEQVMKIKEDMDRRRLYELKVGKTVDSGETSVSTSDIPTFTKTGEFEGIEKRSMSEITNV; the protein is encoded by the coding sequence ATGAATCCCAAATGTTTTATCAAATTCCTTTTCTTGATCTTTGTGTTTTTCATCATCTTGTTCTCCAATGTTTTTGCTCAACAAAGTTCATCTGATACGGACCAGGATGCCGTGCATGTTGTTCATCCTAGCGTTCTTATCATCATCGGGGTTCTATGCACTATGTTTTGTTTAACGTTTCTCATACTCGCTTGCATGAAGTTTTGTCGATCGGATGTAATTCTCCAAACCCCAGTAGGAATGGTTAGGTCCAGGTCAAGGTTTTCTGGAATCGACAAAAAAGCCATTGAATCTTTACCCTTCTTCAGATTCTCGTCGCTTAAGGGATCTAAAGAAGGGCTTGAATGTGTGGTTTGTTTGTCGAAGTTTGAAGATTCTGAGGTTTTAAGGTTGTTGCCAAAGTGTAGGCACGCGTTTCATATGAAATGCATCGATGAATGGTTAGAGAGTCACTCTACTTGTCCTCTCTGTCGATATAAATTTGATATATCGGATGTCACTAACTTCACTTGCACGAATAGTTTGAGGTATCCTGAAGACGACGGTTTTACTAATCTTGAAATCTTTGTTAAGAGGGAGCAAGATGGTTCGTCTAGATCATTGAGGAACTTTGCAAAAAGTCCAAAAGATGATGTTTTGATTCAATATGGAGATCAAAAGTTGTTAGATAAGTTCAAACATAAGATCATTGTATCCGATATTGTTTGCAAAAACCGATGGAGCGATGTCAATTCCTCAGATTTGATGTTTTTGAACTCAAAAATGCTTAATGAGGTGTCAAGCAAGCGTTTTTCGCCTTCTTGTAGTGGGAAGTTTGAAGTAGATATCGAACAAGTCATGAAGATTAAGGAAGATATGGATAGAAGAAGATTATATGAGTTGAAGGTTGGTAAAACTGTAGATAGTGGCGAAACATCAGTTTCGACTTCTGACATTCCTACCTTTACGAAAACTGGGGAGTTTGAAGGTATTGAGAAGAGATCAATGTCGGAGATTACAAACGTCTAG
- the LOC139844392 gene encoding exosome complex exonuclease RRP46 homolog: MEVEREDGRTHNQRRPVACTRGILHRAHGSATWAQGETKVIAAVYGPKAGTKKNENPEKACIEVIWKPKTGQIGKPEREYEMVLKKTLQSICLLNVHPNTTTSVVIQVVNDDGALFPCAVNAACAALVDAGIPLKHLAVAICCCMAESGSILLDPSKLEEQKVKAFVYLVFPNSVVSVLPEGSRGEVVEHGIITSVTHGVMAVDDYFSCLKLGRAAAAELSEFLRNSLKLKGSNDSSKAG, from the exons ATGGAAGTTGAGAGGGAGGATGGACGGACACATAATCAACGGAGACCTGTGGCTTGTACACGTGGCATACTTCACCGTGCTCATGGCTCTGCTACTTGGGCTCAAG GtgaaacgaaggtgattgctgcaGTGTATGGACCGAAAGCTGGAACGAAGAAAAACGAAAACCCTGAAAAGGCGTGTATTGAAGTCATTTGGAAGCCAAAAACCGGGCAAATTG GAAAACCTGAGAGGGAGTATGAGATGGTATTAAAAAAAACACTGCAGAGCATTTGTCTTTTGAATGTTCATCCTAATACAACAACATCAGTTGTAATACAG GTTGTGAATGATGATGGCGCT CTTTTTCCGTGTGCGGTAAATGCAGCTTGTGCTGCTCTTGTAGATGCAGGGATCCCCTTAAAACATCTTGCTG TTGCAATATGTTGTTGTATGGCTGAAAGTGGCAGTATTTTACTCGACCCTAGCAAGTTGGAAGAACAG AAAGTGAAGGCATTTGTATATTTAGTATTTCCAAATTCGGTAGTTTCTGTTCTTCCGGAAGGGTCGAGAGGTGAGGTAGTGGAACACGGGATTATTACATCTGTAACACATGGCGTAATGGCAG TGGACGATTACTTCAGCTGTTTGAAGCTGGGACGTGCTGCTGCTGCCGAGTTGTCCGAATTTCTCAGAAACAGTTTAAAGTTAAAAGGCAGCAACGATTCATCTAAAGCTGGTTGA
- the LOC139842171 gene encoding probable glycosyltransferase At5g25310 has product MGHEVQYILEFKRLIWLVAVVFAAVIIFQYFEFPYGNVSSSLFTIGMTQPPVSGSDPSEPSSQVPELLGNFTRFDGSNNDTKLVDSLEKGSNVSIEIESKSNKDDVTDEFAEKDGTRVFGDHVDEMHTGNLSMTNVSNSISPVLKSVETSVIAPSMALDDNNSTYKSVTEIPSAGPSLKEPVTWQKSLAISPADSSSKKISPVKEVPLVQKVHELSMGDVVTVSEMHNIMLHNRATVRSMKPLWTSSVDQELLDAKWQIENAPDDVSDPALYPPLYRNVSKFKKSYELMEKILKVYVYKEGDKPIFHQPQTVLSGIYASEGWFMKHMKESKHFVTVDPKQAHLFYLPFSSLMLEEKLYVKGSGSRDNLVQHLLDYLHLIAGRYDSWNRTGGSDHFVVACHDWGTDETKRSLNTSIRALCNSDVKREGFELGKDAKCTVTFVPFSYNIGKTKIPT; this is encoded by the exons ATGGGTCATGAAGTTCAGTATATACTCGAATTCAAGAGATTAATATGGCTAGTAGCAGTTGTTTTTGCTGCAGTTATTATCTTTCAGTATTTTGAGTTTCCGTATGGTAATGTTTCGTCATCGTTGTTTACTATCGGAATGACTCAACCGCCTGTCAGTGGGTCCGACCCATCTGAACCGTCATCTCAAGTTCCTGAATTGTTGGGCAATTTTACCCGTTTTGATGGATCTAATAATGATACAAAGCTTGTTGATTCACTTGAGAAGGGTAGCAATGTAAGTATTGAAATTGAAAGTAAATCGAATAAGGATGATGTCACTGATGAATTCGCAGAAAAAGATGGTACTCGCGTGTTTGGAGATCATGTAGATGAGATGCATACCGGGAATTTGTCTATGACTAATGTTAGTAATTCGATAAGCCCAGTATTAAAGTCAGTTGAGACGTCTGTAATTGCTCCTTCGATGGCTTTGgatgataataatagtacataTAAATCAGTGACAGAGATACCGAGTGCGGGACCCAGTTTGAAGGAGCCAGTGACATGGCAGAAAAGCCTTGCCATATCACCTGCTGACTCATCATCGAAGAAAATTTCACCAGTGAAAGAAGTTCCTCTTGTGCAAAAAGTTCACGAGCTGTCAATGGGTGACGTAGTGACAGTCTCTGAAATGCATAACATTATGCTGCATAATCGTGCTACAGTTCGTTCAATG AAACCATTATGGACTTCATCGGTAGATCAAGAGTTACTAGACGCAAAATGGCAGATCGAGAATGCTCCTGATGACGTCAGCGATCCTGCACTTTACCCTCCTCTGTATCGTAACGTTTCAAAGTTTAAAAA GAGCTATGAATTAATGGAAAAGATTCTTAAGGTTTACGTATACAAAGAGGGCGACAAACCGATATTTCACCAACCGCAAACTGTACTTTCGGGAATTTATGCATCTGAGGGGTGGTTTATGAAACATATGAAAGAAAGTAAACATTTTGTTACAGTTGACCCGAAACAAGCCCATTTATTTTACCTTCCTTTTAGCTCGTTAATGTTGGAAGAAAAGCTGTATGTGAAGGGGTCCGGTAGTCGAGATAATTTGGTACAGCACTTGTTAGACTATCTTCACCTGATTGCTGGGAGATATGATTCGTGGAATCGGACTGGTGGGTCCGATCATTTCGTCGTTGCTTGTCATGATTGG GGAACAGATGAAACCAAAAGATCTTTGAATACCAGCATACGTGCTCTATGCAATTCGGATGTTAAAAGAGAAGGTTTTGAATTAGGAAAAGAC GCCAAATGCACGGTGACGTTCGTCCCATTCTCTTACAACATTGGGAAAACAAAGATCCCTACATGA